The Mucilaginibacter terrenus genome has a segment encoding these proteins:
- a CDS encoding acyltransferase: MKYNIGHNAAILMDCSFDRTESFSIGDNSVVNGKCRLDNKSSITIGSNVSISQEVMILSADHDPYSPNFEGREKPVIIEDYVWIGSRAIIMPGVTLGKGSVVSAGAVVTKNVSPYEIVGGVPAKLIKMRNPDLSYQLSYRRLLQ; encoded by the coding sequence ATGAAGTACAATATTGGGCACAATGCTGCTATCTTAATGGATTGCAGTTTTGACCGTACGGAGTCATTTTCTATCGGTGATAATTCAGTTGTAAATGGCAAGTGCAGATTAGACAATAAAAGTAGTATCACAATCGGTTCTAACGTTTCTATTTCGCAGGAGGTAATGATTCTTTCCGCCGACCACGATCCCTACTCTCCTAACTTTGAAGGACGGGAAAAACCTGTGATTATTGAAGATTACGTGTGGATAGGTTCCAGGGCCATTATTATGCCCGGTGTAACTCTAGGTAAAGGCTCCGTGGTTTCAGCTGGTGCAGTAGTCACCAAAAATGTATCTCCTTATGAAATTGTAGGAGGGGTGCCTGCTAAATTGATTAAAATGCGAAATCCTGATTTAAGTTACCAGCTTTCTTACCGTCGGCTATTACAATAA
- a CDS encoding glycosyltransferase family protein — MKLLTYQPFSLYSNGGGNRILRRLFKGHESEIVSLVVEETAINPKRGDITEILVYASPVVRKWARWKVRKWFTILRHRWFKKSTIQKIQVAATSIDYDVLHVVDHGPFSDALCNDKFCGDKPLWVSFHDHYSTTFGSYTNSKILWERAARRLVISDELGLEYARLFGNATYELITDGVTRGELSNPQNDSVKPITVYFAGLLHIDYIPLFKVLADALDILVEQGYSFELVLRGTQHVPFLDRRPFTICYRDVSLNDKELKEELDSSSILYLPIKFTRPDFYKYSLSTKMVGYLGSSGAILYHGPLDSAACNLLTRANAAVSCGELNATVLSKDIVKLIAEKAQISANAKVLAIQRFDMEEIQRRFWQEGNL; from the coding sequence GTGAAACTACTTACCTATCAACCATTTTCTTTATACTCTAACGGAGGTGGCAATCGCATCCTTCGTAGGCTATTTAAAGGTCACGAAAGTGAAATAGTGTCATTGGTAGTAGAAGAGACCGCTATAAATCCCAAAAGAGGCGATATAACAGAAATTTTGGTTTATGCCAGTCCGGTTGTTCGGAAGTGGGCTAGATGGAAAGTCAGAAAATGGTTCACTATTTTAAGGCACAGGTGGTTTAAAAAATCCACAATCCAAAAGATACAAGTTGCCGCCACATCAATAGACTATGATGTATTACACGTAGTTGATCATGGGCCATTTAGTGACGCACTTTGCAATGATAAATTCTGCGGTGACAAACCATTGTGGGTTTCTTTTCACGATCATTACTCAACAACATTTGGCAGCTACACAAATAGTAAAATCTTGTGGGAGAGAGCCGCAAGGCGATTGGTTATTTCTGATGAATTAGGGCTCGAATATGCCAGATTATTTGGGAACGCTACTTATGAACTTATAACTGATGGAGTAACTAGAGGTGAGTTAAGCAATCCGCAAAACGATAGTGTAAAACCAATAACCGTTTATTTTGCCGGCCTGTTACATATTGACTATATACCACTTTTTAAAGTATTGGCCGATGCATTGGATATTCTTGTTGAACAGGGCTACAGTTTTGAACTTGTTTTACGTGGCACACAGCATGTTCCTTTCTTAGATAGGCGACCTTTTACTATTTGTTATCGGGACGTGTCGTTAAACGATAAGGAGTTGAAAGAGGAACTTGACAGTAGTTCAATTTTATATTTGCCCATTAAATTTACCCGACCAGACTTTTACAAATACAGTCTCTCTACTAAAATGGTTGGCTATTTGGGCAGCTCCGGGGCAATATTATATCATGGGCCACTAGATAGTGCCGCATGTAATTTGCTCACACGTGCAAATGCTGCCGTCAGCTGTGGAGAACTTAATGCAACTGTATTATCGAAGGATATTGTTAAATTAATTGCCGAAAAAGCACAAATCTCGGCGAACGCCAAAGTGCTTGCTATACAAAGGTTTGATATGGAAGAAATCCAAAGGAGATTTTGGCAAGAAGGTAATTTATAA
- a CDS encoding NAD-dependent epimerase/dehydratase family protein, with protein sequence MANKAKRLLVTGSSGLIGSEVCYYFAGLGWEIHGLDNNQRAVFFGPQGDTRWNQNRIQTDLGVKFIHHELDVRDRSGVLNLLKAIRPDAIVHTAAQPSHDRAAAIPFDDFDTNAVGTLNLLEAVRQACPESPFAHMSTNKVYGDRPNSIELIEKETRWDYADPAFANGITEDFPIDQSKHSIFGASKVAADVMVQEYGRYFGIPTCCLRGGCLTGPNHSGVELHGFLSYLVKCNIENREYKIFGYKGKQVRDNIHSFDVATFIDAFINSPRTAEVYNIGGGRANSCSIWEAFKIAEKFTGKEQVYSYVDENRIGDHMCYISNLDKMRSHYPTWNITISLEETIRQIVEAQSSRH encoded by the coding sequence ATGGCTAACAAAGCTAAAAGATTATTAGTTACAGGCTCTTCTGGTTTAATAGGATCAGAGGTTTGTTATTACTTTGCTGGTCTTGGATGGGAGATACACGGGTTGGATAATAACCAACGAGCCGTTTTTTTTGGTCCTCAGGGTGATACCCGATGGAATCAAAATCGTATCCAAACCGATTTAGGCGTTAAGTTTATTCATCATGAATTAGATGTGCGCGACCGCAGTGGTGTATTAAACCTACTAAAAGCAATTCGGCCCGATGCTATTGTTCATACAGCCGCACAGCCTTCTCATGACCGGGCTGCGGCTATACCCTTTGATGATTTTGATACCAATGCTGTAGGCACATTAAATCTGTTGGAAGCTGTTCGTCAGGCGTGCCCGGAATCACCGTTTGCACATATGTCTACTAACAAGGTTTATGGAGACCGCCCTAATAGCATTGAACTGATCGAAAAAGAAACACGATGGGATTACGCAGACCCGGCTTTTGCGAATGGTATAACTGAAGACTTTCCAATTGACCAAAGTAAACATTCTATTTTTGGTGCATCAAAAGTAGCAGCAGATGTTATGGTGCAGGAATATGGGCGATATTTTGGTATCCCTACCTGTTGTTTGCGGGGCGGGTGCTTAACGGGACCTAACCACTCTGGTGTAGAACTGCACGGTTTTTTAAGTTACCTTGTAAAATGTAATATAGAAAACCGGGAGTACAAGATATTTGGCTACAAAGGCAAACAGGTAAGAGACAATATCCACTCTTTTGATGTGGCTACATTTATAGATGCTTTTATAAACTCCCCACGTACGGCCGAGGTTTACAATATTGGTGGAGGCCGCGCTAATTCTTGCTCAATATGGGAGGCGTTCAAGATAGCTGAAAAATTTACTGGTAAAGAACAGGTTTATTCTTATGTGGATGAGAACAGAATTGGCGATCACATGTGCTACATATCTAATCTTGATAAAATGAGATCACATTATCCAACCTGGAATATTACAATTTCCCTAGAAGAAACAATCAGGCAGATAGTAGAAGCACAATCCAGCCGACATTAA
- a CDS encoding glycosyltransferase family protein, whose product MKFDFYLSEMSVSDKHGGGLTLQRVLGNDLNDIKQFIHLKKFAIDLPVKEELASRSVNFLSITESNRVRQLIGRSYAQKASNSMPVIKAHARWAAGKIRRLFKNQNAITALVCPQGANSIVTLEELKKITEVKYISWMMDDHLVSYDDGEWHYPPNIEEQFFRHLREAEHVFVISSAMQEFYKSRFGVDSTVLFGPAQNKEVRFSYFSNLNNKLKIGYFGAVGAWQLDALESVASAIDSSNVILDIYSGIEQLPDRLRIEGVNLKASIAAEDVSSVMEKYDGVLLPISFKKQMRNMSQLNIATKMSEYLASGVPILAVGPPYAAMIGYLEDNNAAFTVTSQSPNDIREGLQALRNLEGVQEILQNAGRLVVTQVGEATMRLVWQSVVNNGHDFK is encoded by the coding sequence ATGAAGTTTGACTTCTATCTTTCTGAAATGTCCGTTTCTGATAAGCACGGTGGTGGGCTTACTCTCCAGAGAGTGTTGGGCAACGACTTGAACGATATAAAGCAGTTTATACATCTTAAAAAATTTGCTATTGATCTTCCCGTAAAGGAGGAACTCGCCAGTCGTAGTGTTAATTTTTTATCAATAACTGAAAGTAATAGGGTTAGACAGTTAATAGGGCGGTCTTACGCCCAAAAAGCTTCTAACTCAATGCCGGTGATTAAGGCACATGCTCGTTGGGCTGCTGGTAAGATTAGAAGGTTGTTTAAAAACCAAAACGCAATTACCGCTCTTGTTTGCCCACAAGGGGCTAATAGTATTGTTACGCTGGAAGAGTTAAAAAAGATAACGGAAGTAAAATACATTAGCTGGATGATGGATGATCATCTTGTGAGCTATGATGATGGTGAGTGGCATTATCCGCCAAATATTGAAGAGCAATTTTTCAGGCATCTTAGAGAGGCTGAACATGTTTTTGTGATAAGTTCTGCAATGCAGGAGTTTTATAAAAGCCGTTTCGGGGTAGATTCAACCGTGTTGTTTGGCCCTGCACAAAATAAAGAGGTGCGCTTTAGTTATTTTTCCAATTTGAATAATAAATTAAAGATTGGTTACTTTGGTGCAGTAGGTGCATGGCAATTAGATGCTTTGGAATCAGTTGCATCAGCTATAGATAGCTCGAATGTCATTCTTGATATATATTCCGGTATAGAGCAGCTACCAGACCGTCTGCGGATTGAAGGTGTTAACCTAAAGGCTAGCATAGCTGCAGAAGATGTGTCGTCGGTGATGGAAAAATATGATGGTGTGCTATTACCAATTAGCTTCAAAAAACAGATGCGCAATATGTCACAATTGAACATTGCAACCAAGATGAGCGAATATTTGGCTAGTGGTGTTCCTATTTTAGCAGTCGGCCCACCGTACGCTGCAATGATAGGCTACCTTGAAGATAATAATGCAGCTTTTACCGTAACCTCGCAAAGCCCGAATGATATAAGGGAGGGATTACAAGCGCTTCGCAATCTTGAAGGCGTTCAGGAAATACTTCAAAACGCCGGAAGGTTGGTTGTTACTCAAGTAGGGGAGGCAACTATGCGATTGGTTTGGCAGTCCGTTGTTAATAACGGACATGATTTTAAATGA
- a CDS encoding DUF5672 family protein has translation MLKEKQMCVVIPVHNPVPTENEIISLLACKAHLNDYDCYLLYPEGMNISKYIVLHPGLQLMLVNKDWLSSIEKYNKMKVSTAFYQLFSSYSYMLTYELDAYIFSNDVEKYNAFKYDYIGAPFFEGYWKAQPGAKFIKGCNSGFSVRNISACINALKYISETYKPHWLLYKTFLMPSSRIKKMLNGLTRERYDVFVTGKFAFNFANFHLNEDLIWSEIVPQIVPQFRVAESLAALAFSFEYNLEDSLKLNGGKLPLGCHAWAKNIDFWGKYIPASQQVGQGGQR, from the coding sequence ATGTTAAAGGAAAAGCAAATGTGTGTGGTTATCCCGGTGCACAATCCGGTGCCAACTGAAAACGAGATTATCTCGCTCTTGGCTTGCAAGGCACATTTGAACGATTATGACTGTTACTTGCTTTATCCTGAAGGGATGAATATCAGCAAATACATTGTATTGCATCCCGGACTTCAGTTGATGCTGGTTAATAAAGATTGGTTATCTTCAATTGAAAAGTACAACAAAATGAAGGTGAGCACAGCCTTTTATCAACTATTTAGTAGTTATAGTTATATGCTTACTTACGAGTTAGATGCTTATATTTTCAGTAACGACGTTGAAAAATACAATGCTTTTAAATACGACTACATAGGTGCGCCTTTTTTTGAAGGCTATTGGAAAGCGCAACCAGGGGCAAAGTTTATAAAAGGGTGTAACTCCGGGTTTTCTGTCAGGAACATAAGTGCATGTATTAATGCTTTGAAGTATATATCAGAAACGTACAAACCACATTGGCTTCTATATAAAACGTTTTTAATGCCTTCTTCCCGTATCAAAAAGATGCTCAATGGTTTAACACGCGAGAGATACGACGTATTTGTTACCGGTAAATTTGCTTTCAACTTTGCCAATTTTCATTTGAACGAAGATTTGATTTGGTCTGAGATCGTTCCTCAAATTGTACCCCAGTTTAGAGTGGCTGAATCTCTTGCCGCGTTGGCCTTCAGTTTTGAGTATAACCTGGAAGATTCGTTGAAATTAAATGGCGGCAAGCTTCCCCTTGGATGTCATGCATGGGCCAAGAATATTGATTTTTGGGGAAAGTATATTCCGGCATCTCAACAGGTCGGTCAAGGGGGGCAGAGATGA
- a CDS encoding glycosyl transferase: protein MRTAFTICANNYLAAAKVLRDSFNRHHPEIPFFIILADERTALITYDAFAKENIIFARDILELELDELSQKFSIAELCTTLKPFVFQYFFRSNDQVVYIDPDIKVYSPLIDCWEALNKYTFVLTPHLMSPVDDGCVPSDFYTLRTGIFNLGFIGLSKGEELPKFLTWWGERLLVYGYSDWDNGMFYDQIWANYIPVMFNNYLILKHPGYNVANWNWHERLLEKCENGWQVNKDYPLVFFHFSSYRYNNPKVLCAYNTRYNRVNRPDIAAVIDDYYISLKAAGADTVMNLPVYFNEQYQKHKLKVLARRPLKEKIKNRLNKIINSIF, encoded by the coding sequence ATGAGAACTGCGTTCACTATATGTGCTAATAATTACCTTGCTGCAGCGAAGGTTTTACGAGATAGCTTTAACAGGCACCATCCTGAAATACCCTTTTTCATAATATTGGCAGATGAGAGAACGGCACTCATAACATATGACGCTTTCGCTAAAGAAAATATCATATTCGCACGTGACATACTGGAATTAGAATTAGATGAGCTCAGCCAGAAGTTTAGCATAGCCGAGTTATGCACTACACTAAAGCCATTTGTATTCCAGTACTTTTTTAGATCAAATGATCAGGTTGTGTATATTGATCCTGACATTAAAGTGTACAGTCCGCTTATTGATTGTTGGGAGGCTCTAAACAAGTACACATTTGTGCTTACCCCACACTTAATGAGCCCGGTAGATGATGGTTGTGTGCCAAGCGACTTTTATACCTTACGCACCGGGATCTTCAATCTTGGTTTCATTGGCCTCTCCAAAGGCGAAGAGTTGCCGAAATTTTTAACGTGGTGGGGCGAGCGCCTTTTAGTGTATGGTTATTCGGATTGGGACAATGGTATGTTTTACGACCAAATATGGGCCAATTACATACCTGTAATGTTTAATAATTACCTGATTTTGAAACATCCGGGCTACAACGTTGCTAACTGGAACTGGCACGAGCGTTTACTGGAGAAATGCGAGAATGGCTGGCAGGTTAATAAAGATTATCCATTAGTATTCTTTCATTTTAGCAGTTACAGGTATAATAACCCAAAGGTGTTATGTGCTTACAATACTCGATATAATAGGGTTAACAGACCTGATATTGCTGCGGTTATTGACGATTATTATATAAGTTTGAAAGCTGCCGGGGCAGACACGGTAATGAATTTGCCTGTTTATTTTAACGAGCAATATCAAAAACATAAGTTGAAAGTCTTAGCCCGGCGGCCGTTAAAAGAGAAGATAAAAAATAGGCTTAACAAGATAATCAACAGCATCTTTTAA
- a CDS encoding acyltransferase — translation MSAFNKIIGRFFFKITSSGSYIGSVADAREEELYAALKFRGEECTLPLQAIIKNPQYISIGKKFSALYNLRLEAWDKYADQNFTPQLTIGEWVSMGTDVHIGCINKVSIGNYVLFGSRIYISDHSHGAVSGDELHHPPINRSLISKGPVIIEDNVWIGEGVCVMPNVRIGRNAIVGANAVVTKDVPPNAVVAGVPARVIKVLEV, via the coding sequence ATGTCAGCGTTCAATAAAATTATCGGTAGATTTTTTTTTAAGATAACCAGTTCTGGTTCTTACATCGGAAGTGTAGCGGATGCACGCGAGGAGGAGCTTTATGCAGCCTTAAAATTCAGAGGAGAGGAATGTACACTGCCCTTGCAGGCAATCATTAAAAATCCGCAGTATATATCTATAGGGAAAAAGTTTTCAGCACTTTACAACCTCAGATTAGAAGCCTGGGATAAATATGCGGATCAAAATTTCACTCCTCAGTTAACAATTGGTGAGTGGGTTAGCATGGGTACCGATGTACACATTGGCTGTATAAATAAGGTTAGCATAGGCAATTATGTGTTATTTGGTAGCCGGATTTACATAAGTGACCATTCACACGGCGCAGTAAGCGGCGATGAATTGCACCATCCGCCAATAAATCGTTCATTAATATCTAAAGGGCCGGTTATTATAGAAGATAATGTATGGATAGGTGAAGGCGTTTGCGTTATGCCCAACGTGCGTATTGGCAGAAATGCAATAGTAGGTGCTAACGCTGTCGTAACCAAGGATGTTCCTCCAAATGCAGTTGTTGCGGGTGTACCAGCCAGGGTAATAAAGGTGTTAGAGGTTTAA
- a CDS encoding glycosyltransferase family 2 protein yields MPPLLTIAIPTYNRAQLLTQCLNALLSQCDDDIRDNVEFLISDNCSSDNTAEVVNGFLAGDISIAYHRNSENLGADRNIANCFIKAAGKYVWVFSDDDFLLQGYLKFIVQALYQEEWGTIYLNNFWYTDNYPAQTLLPNCVNLRKINNPLDYISEVSYWTTFITGNIINRSLFIDVEYIKEFYQSNLVQLSWTLPAVFKGKPNGIITDQVLACRADNTGGYKLLKVFGKNFNNVMMQLIAAGLIDKRAKRIINRNLLSNFFPMFLNKPTDKFESENTFKVMIPVFWSYRSFWVKIFPVLFRNRYFRNVSVQ; encoded by the coding sequence TTGCCACCATTACTTACCATTGCTATACCAACGTACAATAGGGCACAACTGCTAACGCAGTGCCTTAACGCGCTATTGTCGCAATGTGATGATGATATAAGGGATAATGTTGAATTTTTAATTTCAGATAATTGCTCCTCAGACAATACTGCCGAAGTGGTAAATGGCTTTTTAGCCGGTGATATTTCAATTGCTTATCACAGGAATTCGGAAAATTTAGGTGCCGACAGGAATATTGCTAATTGTTTTATCAAGGCTGCAGGCAAATATGTTTGGGTGTTTTCTGATGATGATTTTTTATTACAGGGATACCTGAAGTTTATTGTACAAGCGCTTTACCAGGAGGAATGGGGAACTATTTACCTTAATAATTTTTGGTATACAGACAATTATCCGGCGCAGACATTACTCCCCAATTGCGTAAATTTAAGAAAGATTAATAACCCGTTGGATTACATCAGCGAAGTGAGTTATTGGACTACTTTCATTACAGGAAATATAATAAACAGATCACTTTTTATTGATGTAGAGTACATAAAAGAGTTTTACCAAAGTAACCTGGTACAACTCAGTTGGACGCTGCCTGCGGTGTTTAAAGGCAAACCTAATGGCATTATAACTGACCAGGTATTGGCATGCAGGGCTGATAATACAGGGGGCTATAAATTATTAAAGGTATTTGGTAAAAACTTTAATAACGTAATGATGCAACTTATTGCGGCCGGGTTGATTGATAAGCGTGCAAAAAGAATTATCAACCGAAATTTACTCAGTAACTTTTTTCCAATGTTTTTAAATAAGCCAACTGATAAATTTGAAAGTGAAAATACTTTTAAAGTTATGATACCTGTGTTCTGGAGCTATAGGTCATTTTGGGTGAAAATCTTTCCGGTACTATTTAGAAACAGATACTTTAGAAATGTCAGCGTTCAATAA
- a CDS encoding ABC transporter ATP-binding protein, whose product MGNIAIKVEQLSKAYQLGDFGTGTLSRDIERKWALIRGKEDPFLKIGETNDRSKAGTSDVVWSLKDLNFEIEQGEAIGVIGRNGAGKSTLLKVLSRVTVPTVGSVKIKGRVASLLEVGTGFHPELTGKENIFLNGAILGMRKHEIKKHFDAIVDFAGVERYIDTPVKRYSSGMYVRLAFAVAAHLESEILIVDEVLAVGDAEFQKKCLGKMGEVSKGEGRTVLFVSHNMAAISNLCTKSILLKHGQLQTIDYTSRVIDNYIRTGENNDGQINSEDIIVKQASTKAGFHTLRLLSRSKGITADFAINEDIIVEIEYDVYQDGATIQPSIHLLDTLDTCIFATFSAPSASATIDTYYKKPLEKGRYKSTCIIPGNYLNDKSYKINAFLVPEDISDMAVAENVLAFTVVETGEMRKEYTGDWWGVVRPKLSWSTQPVKT is encoded by the coding sequence ATGGGTAACATTGCCATTAAAGTTGAACAATTATCGAAAGCTTACCAGTTAGGCGATTTTGGAACCGGTACGCTAAGCCGCGACATCGAGCGCAAATGGGCATTAATTAGGGGTAAAGAAGATCCTTTCCTGAAGATCGGAGAAACTAACGATCGTTCCAAAGCCGGAACAAGCGACGTTGTTTGGAGTTTGAAAGATCTGAACTTTGAAATTGAACAGGGTGAAGCCATAGGAGTCATTGGCCGAAATGGTGCCGGAAAAAGTACTTTATTGAAAGTTCTGAGCCGTGTTACGGTACCCACAGTTGGTTCTGTTAAAATAAAAGGCCGCGTCGCAAGTTTGCTTGAAGTTGGCACAGGCTTCCATCCGGAACTGACAGGTAAGGAGAATATATTTTTAAATGGAGCCATACTGGGTATGCGCAAACACGAAATCAAGAAGCACTTTGATGCTATTGTAGATTTCGCGGGAGTAGAACGGTATATAGATACACCTGTAAAGAGGTATTCGAGCGGAATGTATGTAAGGCTTGCTTTCGCTGTAGCCGCGCACCTAGAAAGTGAGATATTGATTGTAGATGAAGTGCTGGCCGTTGGAGACGCGGAGTTTCAAAAGAAGTGCCTTGGCAAGATGGGAGAAGTAAGCAAAGGAGAAGGACGTACAGTGTTGTTTGTAAGCCATAATATGGCTGCAATAAGCAATTTATGTACAAAGTCTATTTTACTGAAACATGGTCAGCTTCAAACTATTGATTATACATCCAGAGTTATTGATAACTATATACGGACTGGCGAGAATAATGATGGACAAATTAATTCAGAAGACATAATTGTTAAACAGGCATCGACAAAAGCTGGTTTTCATACTTTAAGGCTCCTTTCGAGATCCAAAGGTATTACGGCGGACTTTGCTATAAATGAAGACATTATTGTAGAGATAGAGTATGACGTTTATCAGGACGGTGCTACTATACAGCCAAGCATTCACTTACTGGATACATTGGATACCTGTATATTTGCCACCTTTAGCGCTCCGTCTGCGTCAGCAACGATAGACACCTACTATAAAAAGCCGTTGGAAAAAGGGAGATACAAATCAACCTGCATCATCCCGGGTAATTATCTAAATGACAAGAGTTACAAAATAAATGCCTTCCTGGTACCCGAAGACATTTCGGATATGGCTGTTGCAGAGAACGTACTGGCGTTTACAGTTGTTGAAACAGGTGAAATGCGCAAAGAATATACCGGCGATTGGTGGGGCGTAGTGCGCCCTAAACTGTCGTGGAGTACGCAGCCGGTCAAAACATAA
- a CDS encoding ABC transporter permease, which produces MEAERSDQEWDLEIKPHDTVFNLHLKDVWNYRDLLWLLVRRDFVSFYKQTVLGPLWFFIQPIFTTIVFTFIFGQTRFTEGVHVPQPLFFMAGSIGWNYFADCLTKTSTVFKDNSAIFGKVYFPRLIMPLSIVVSNLVKFGVQFLLFIGLFLWYYVRFQFFGSNEPVSPNVCLILFPVLIAAMALLGLGAGLIITAMTTKYRDLAFVVTFGMQLMMYATPVIYPLHTFLGKYHGIIALNPMSGLIETFRYGFTGAGAFYPGVFVYSLISTLIIFFLGLIVFNKVEKDFVDTV; this is translated from the coding sequence ATGGAGGCAGAGCGATCAGATCAGGAATGGGATTTAGAAATTAAACCTCATGACACGGTTTTCAACCTTCACTTAAAGGATGTTTGGAACTATCGCGATTTATTGTGGCTGTTAGTAAGGCGCGATTTTGTGTCATTTTATAAGCAAACTGTACTTGGGCCACTTTGGTTCTTTATTCAGCCCATATTCACAACAATAGTATTTACGTTTATTTTTGGCCAAACCCGCTTTACTGAAGGTGTACATGTACCACAGCCACTGTTTTTTATGGCGGGTAGTATAGGTTGGAATTACTTTGCAGATTGCCTTACAAAAACATCGACGGTTTTTAAAGATAACTCTGCCATTTTCGGTAAAGTGTACTTTCCAAGATTAATAATGCCGTTAAGCATTGTGGTATCTAACCTGGTGAAATTTGGTGTGCAATTCTTACTTTTTATAGGATTATTTCTCTGGTACTATGTTAGGTTTCAATTCTTCGGTTCAAACGAACCGGTATCACCAAACGTCTGCTTAATACTTTTCCCTGTGTTAATTGCAGCCATGGCATTGCTGGGTTTAGGAGCGGGGTTAATTATTACCGCCATGACAACCAAGTACCGCGATCTGGCCTTTGTAGTTACATTTGGTATGCAGCTTATGATGTATGCAACACCAGTTATTTATCCACTTCATACATTTTTGGGTAAATACCACGGCATTATTGCTTTGAACCCCATGAGCGGCCTCATAGAAACTTTCAGGTATGGCTTCACTGGAGCCGGTGCATTTTACCCTGGTGTTTTTGTATATAGCTTAATATCAACCTTAATAATATTCTTTCTTGGTTTAATAGTTTTCAATAAAGTTGAAAAGGATTTTGTTGATACCGTTTAA